AAAGAGTCAAGATTCTGCATCAGAAGGTTgttccttgtcactgtcagagccttcaacagagattcagagaagattgtccttgtctcttatacttgctaataggatctagctatatattcagagctaaccagcgtacacaataaactgctAAACATTTTCTGGCAACTTGCTCCACTGACAAATGCATCACTtcctggtgggcgtattttcgaggcaaattagcctatgcaggaactttcactcaaaagtgggggtgggcgtaatttcggacgtgggcgtaatctcggtagagtacggtatatggcatgttgcacgagggcgcctgcaataactaacttgttgcccaatgacgttaaacttgTCTAACTGGTCATATAAgtcgtaataaaagacatgtgttttgaaggaatttagtgaattccatagtaaatttttaggttttcttacCACTTCAAGTAgttagcctataaaagggaccaaatgagttattCGGTGGGATGGtgggcataagtcccaaatggatatctcttaaagaaatctactgcatttacacacagtgcaagtgcatataatccagtgcaatatatggttgccatggtagtgatgcaacatgccatatactgagcactggattgctttgatctgcccactcactggacAGCAAGCTATTATACTTTTGTTTTGATACTGCAGAGAAGCACTTTTCAATGTGTTTTGGCAACTGATGGTCAGTCAACTTTCGTAATATTCTTGTATGCTGATGGAGGGATTGAGTGGGACTTTCCCGGTCAAGTGGGTCTGAATGCTGGTGATGGAATTCGGTTCTTTAGCCATCCTGACTCATTTTCTTCACGACTCACTAACATTCACACTACAAGCAACGTAGGGATTCCTGGAGTTTGGATATTTAAAGTGGACGGAGAAGAAGTTGTGCCTGCCGGATGCTTAAATGAAAACAATAGTGAGCTATTTAATTGTATAGTATAGTTATACATGTGGCAGATCTATATataggattcttgaaaggggggttctaGAATAATTACAACCCGCGTCCCATTTTTAGCGACACTCATGTAATTAAACATTTTATCAAGTAGCCTAGTATTTGTATCTGTCTaggactatataattatatctagctTGACTAGGCTAGCCATGGCTACTAATTTACTTGCAATAATATTTGACATTTTTCTTGCAGTTCCAATCACTCTTACTCCCCGGTATGGCCATCTTTTTGGCGGTACCCCGGTTATTGTTACGGGGCCCTGTTTCTCAGTGAATGACTCTATTCGGTGTATGTTTGGGAGTACAGAGCAATCTGCTATAAAATTCATCAGTGAAGAATCAGTTCTCTGTGTTTCTCCACTTTTGACTAAAATAGGTTCAACCAGATTCACTCTGATTATCAAACAAAAAGATAAAGATGACGAAATAATCTTTGAGTCCACTTTCCTTGCTGGTtagtgctatataattattgtatgcatGTTATGTTAATGTGAATACACACGCAGTGTCTCCGGACCGTGCTCATGTTGTGAACGTAACTACTCCTTCGCTTATGGTAAAGGCTAATATTGATGCAAAAATACAATGGACTCCTGAAGATATTATTCCAACCTATATACCGGAAAGTTTCAGCCGCTCAGTTGATGTTAATGTATTGATGTTCTATCAGAATTACAAGCAAGATAAAGACTCAAATTGGCAAGTAGACTGGACACCTGTAGAGGAGGGTTTAGAGAAAATACCTTTATCATCTGGTGAAACGATCTTCAAGTTTCCTAAGGTGACTTCTGACTGTATACTGCCTCTGCACGACAGAGCTTCATTTGTTACATCTTCAATATGCCCAATCATAATCAAAGTTTCTGTCAGCGAATCAAGTAGGAATTCTGAGCTGCTCCTGCCTTCGAATATTGGTGTATGGTCTGGTGTGTATTACCTTAACAATGAGAATAGACATCTAAGTGTAGAGTGTAGCGATTGGGATACTAAGGAAATGAAGTCGCTTGTATCAGGACCGAATCTCTTGAATATGGTAGCAGCTTGCCCCCCAACGGAATTATTAGCAAGAAATGACCGAGACTATCAAATCGAAGAAATGACTTCCCTTTTCAGGAAAACCAATTTCAATCAAACCTTTATGGAATTTTTTCATTCCGGGATTGAATGTTGCTATCGGCAGTCGACGTGAGTCATGTTATAGTTAAGCTATAGTATTTTTGCATTATACAGCACGTACATGCAGGGCTACGCCGGAAGGATTTGGGCAGCAATGTTGCTACAAATCTGATGGTAATCTTATTACAGGAGAGTCTGCTGGAGGAAGTGTGGACATTATGTCACCGAATGTTGACTACAACAGACATATATCTGACGATGTAGTGCCTTACGTTACTTGCTGTCAAGCTGTTAATGCGAGGTGCAACAAGTACTATCAATGGAGGCCTTCTGGCAACGAAACACAATACGCCTTACCTGTACCTGGTAAGCATTACATTCATCGTCATACAGTGACTGTACAATTATTACAAAACTTACAGAaccaatgcatgcatatagaatatatgcatgcacattcataattatgtacccctgcatacattaattttgtttgctaATTACATTACCCATGTTTGTAGCTTGTATCTATGGTGACCCTCATATTGTTACACTTGATGGGCTCAAGTATACATTCAATGGGAAAGGAGAATTCACTCTGATCGAAACTCTTGATGACTCCTTCACTTTACAAGGAAGAATGGATACAATCCTAGACCCGGACAACAACCCAACACCAGGCACTGTGTTTACTGCACTCGTTGCTAGACAGCATCAGACTAGCACCACTGTACAGTTTGACCTTCGACCAACGGGAATTAGAGTTCAACTGAATGGCAACACGCTCAACTTTGAAGACTTGCCACAAATTGCTACAGACTACGTAACAATCGCTGATAATGGAAATAGCTCTGTTAGTGCTTTCTTTAGTGAAGGAGTTAAGATGGAGCTCAAAACCGAGAACGGTATTATCTCTGTGATGCTAATCACACTACCAAACTCTCTAAATGGAATGACTCGTGGGTTAATGGGAAATTTCAATGGGGATAAAAGTGATGATCTGATTCCAAAATCTGAGACAGAGTCAATTTCTACCAATTTATCGATTGAGAACATCCACCAACTGTTTGGCGTCACTTGTAAGcaatataacataattatagtgctaatacattaattgtgcttatataattatgcacatgctcTGGCACACACATATAGGGATACTACGGTCTCAGAATGAGAGCTATTTCACATACATGCCAGGTCAGAGTTTTTCAGCCTTTTCTGATCCCTCATTTGTCCCCATGTTTCAACCAAGTTTTGACAACATTGAGCTGGAAGAGCAAGCCAGAAATGTGTGTGGAGATGATGAGTTTTGTCTGTTTGACATTGCTGCCACAAAGAATGTCGACATAGGAATGGCTACCATGCAAGGTGGAGAACAATTTAATGAGATATTGGAAATGGCTACACCAAGTAAGTGGGTGATCAATTGTCaaatgtgtgcatgatgtCACTTTTTTCGACAGTTGTGTGTGATCCTTCATGTGTGAGTGGTGCTTGCGTACAAAATAACACTTGCAGTTGTAGTGAAGGATATGAAGGCGACATCTGTGACACTGCAGGTGATGTTCACTTACTCacatttatgcatgcatgtacaaatgttAGATGGTCAAGTGCAGGCGGACCCAATGAACTAATCTGTTTGCCGTTTAGACCTATTACGCTGCCCTTGTATACCCCACTGACATCACTATAGCTAGCCTTATTGTGgtcataattttttatataATACTTATCAAAACGTTAGTGCTAGGAAACGGTATCTAAACGGtgatactacatgtattatgagtATGAtatgatgcactgtatatgAATTATAGACGCTGTGTCTTCAACATGATTAGGTTTGATTTCTATCTAATAATGTACCGATTATAGAGAGTAAAGCTTGCACTTTTTACAGTGGTGCTTGGCTGTGATGTTAACGTTTGTGAAAACAACGGAACTTGTACGAGGCATGTACGAACCTTCACCTGTAATTGTTCTGATGGGTTTATTGGTGCTTTCTGTCAAGAAAGAGGTAGTTGTTTCACTAGAATATTGCATTAATTTAACTCTGGTCAATGAACTTAAAGATTACACAGTGGAGCAAATGTTTTGAatagtgcatgtgtttgtTGGGACAAGATATTGATGCGGGTAGTTCTGCCTTAATTGACAATGTAATTCTAAACATAGCTAGATTCCGTTTAATTATATTAATGTACGCTATAGTTTGCTATTCGTGTATGCTTGGTCTCAAAGCACTATTTTCTTATCAGTACAATAGGGGAATTTAATAATAATGAAATTCCCCTATTGTGTAGAACCAGAGTTTGGTATTTCACTGGTTAACAGCAGTCCTCGAGTTACTGATGGAGCTGTCACTATCGACTTCACTACGAACAGGCCTATCAGCTTTGCACAGTGTTTCCTCACTGGGCAGACACGTCGAAACTGTATGTCTTTTATAGCTTTGAACTGTTAAAGCGTACACACAATTTAATTCACTAAGCTGTTGTGTATAGGCTTTGtaattctctataattatacatcgcTACCCCCTCCTGCACATTCAGGTGCTATGTCACAGTGTTGATCTGTGCATGCAAATACCATTTTGTCGGTGGAATTTGAAAAACTACCTTGGCATAATTTATAGCATACACATACGCGCACATTATTATTACACAGGTGGTACTTCAGGCCGGGTGGAGTACAAAAACTTACTTCCTGGGTCGTATGTATTCAGAATTTCAGCAAGATCACTTTCAGGAGAAAGAGCTGTTCTTCGAAGAACTGTACATATTGGTTAGTTGTATAGTATACTTATCTTTATAGGTACAATTATGTACTAACCAACTTGTCGTCAGCACTTCCAAAATTTACTTTCGGTTAGGTCGAATAGTGCTTACAACATACCCTTAACCATCAGTTAACATTTGTCCAGTACTGTAGTTTATTATAGAATGATTCTTTTTTAAGGTGAAAGTGGTGATACTGATTTCTGTGCTGTTCATTTGATTAATGAGGGGATAGTGGTTGACAAGACATCAGTATCTCTGTTCTTCCAAAGTACCAGTGCTGTGGATTACAACCGTTGCCGACTGAAGGGCAATAACACTGACACGGAACTATCACGTTGtaagcaaataattattagtgaatGTTGTTTCTCGTTTTGGAATGGCAAACAAGGTTGTACGTATAGAGGTGGATTGCCTTTTATCAATTGAGAGGTTGCCTTTAATTGTAGTGTCAGTAATCTTCTTCTGATTTAGCCTGACCTGACCAATATATCACAGTTGCCAGTTTCAGAGTGACcagtatatataccgtattactattGGGGTGAAAAAtatttgcgaatgagccaaatcagcaaaaaatttACCTTTTGTGACTTAACTATTGCGtgctggcaaggattgtgtgtaccgtatagcggatacATATTTCAAgagtataaattttcgcggaaatgcctttagaaaggtttttgcagatttaattttcgtggaatagcacctttttgcagcatgcatgcatgcaatattaaattcaccgttgtaaatgtttgcggtacatgcctataatccgcgaaaaccacgaacgtttatacccttgaaatacacccgctatacggtattgtccatactaatttaggttttgaaAATTGATCACCATCGATCGCtaagttcgcatatgtttgatactcgcaaaacattcttagtaatacggtacatagAGGGGCTATAGCATAGTCATTAAAGTGGATGGTTCAAAAAAATGTTAAGTAaaataactattatttatattcaTCATGACATTTCCTTAACACAGGTAGAAGTCCTGTTCGTTATCATAATCTGGCTCTTGGAAATTATCGATTTCAAGTAATTCCTGTTGGCTGTAGTAAAGAGAAAAGACTCTCTGTCAGGCTTGAGATTATTTAAAGGGGACAGAGTGGAAAGAACATTGAATTTAAACTATAAACATTaattgtagatctagctatatatactgtgacGTATACTTGTTAGTATAgttgctattattattaaatcAGACTACAGTGTAATTTAATTAATAGTCTTGCTTGTGCAGACATGCAGTGTATTAAACTTGTTGCAACATGCACACTTACGTGTCTTTGTACAGTTTTGAGTTTGCTTTAGCTGTGATTCTATCatcatgtacagtggaatTGAATCTCTATAGTTATGACAGACAGCAAAGCCATGCATTGCCATGATTGGGGAAGAACCTTTCAGCTGTTAGAGGTTTTGATTGCCAAAATATTGGACCTGAGCATGGAGTTGATCACAATAAATTATCAACAATGACAATGAAGCTGCATGCCCTTTCAATCAATTCCTGATTAAACAATTTTCCTTACTTGTCTGGTAGCAtgcatacaataataataattattgcatgactatataattacTGATGGAGCCTCCGAGTAACGGACATGTCAAGTTGGTGCAGGAGGTTTTGTCCTTTATTTAGAGTTTTATATTGGGAGGTTTACCATTATAaggtgtatacataattatataaggtatatatagtattataCATACCTTAATTTTATGACTTCAAGTACACAATGTGATGTAGATCTGTATATTAATATATAAACGAACAATAATGCGTTACAGATACTTCATGCAGATGCACATGACTGAatgagtgttgcaagctgcgctgcatatgctaatgcctctcgccatgttttacTTTCGTTCAAGAGTGTTATCAAAGAGATAatagtttgctttgtatataGTTAACAAAAGGCATAGTCTGTATTCTGTACGAATAGTAAGAGAGAATTTAAGCACTGAAAATAGTATCTATGACAAGCagtctgtaaaaaaaaaaagagtgTATGTACGattatctatataataataattattatagtatacgtatatacatgtacagaccagGTGTATTCGTACAACAATAAATAATGTAGTAATTCAAAGTTCCAATGTTTCGAGGGAGAGGGTCTGCGAGTCCATTGTGCCCATCACTGAGGCTGCATTTCCACGCTGTACTGCGACCGACAGCCTTTGCAGTAAGTAATGGGAggactaataataatatataacttaactgagaagaaaagacgtactgtatatacatgcatctatttATTCGGGGTTCAAGTGCATATTAAATGGGATATTGTTCAGCAGTATCTTAGATTAGTATTGCAGTATATCTAATAGTCACAGCAGTCCTCTTGCAGATTAAACGATCTCTGTGAGAGTGGGGGAGAAAGGGAACAATGGGATGAGAGCGGGGAACAACGGGGAGAGGGGAAGCATGGGGGGAGAGTTGGAAACAACAAGGGAGAGTGAAGAAGCATCTGATAGATAGATCAAATGAAAATGcttgccatgcatgcagacatcTAATAACTATATACCCACTGCATGCTCCATTAAAACTAAAACATTAGACGATATACCCAGCCACTTAAGATCCTGAGAGGAAAAGAAattgactaccgtatagcggacaattttcgctatttggctccaacCTTCAGCAGAAATTGTTCATGGGTTCAAATATTCccgttcaatgccaggaaactaCACcaaccaatagctttgcatgtgcatgggaGTTTATCTCTTTTCacgttaactgctctgccctcgaaaaatgCGCATCACGGTCGAACATTCCCCACTATATACGGTACCGGTGTCACAGGACACGGCCTCCCCCAGGACAGGAGCTCCGGGGGGGGTTCCGTCCTTAGGATATTTCCTCCCCCCGGAGTTTCTGTCCTAGGACAAAAGCTCCTACTCCAGGACCAGAGCTCCCCCATTCTGCGGTGCAGGTGAAAGTCAGTCCACAGGTAATCTGAGAGGACTAGTCTAGGCTACGAAGTAACAGCCATAGACAAAGCCTAACTAGATGCAATAGATGCTGTAtctattatgttatagatCTCAACACTCAatatatacaacaatgcaagagaaagaagtacaataaatataacCAAAAGTGCACAAATCATAAAGTGATACAACCAGAACAAAACCAATCACCTACTGATTCTTTGCGAATTTTGGCACAGCGATATAGTGATACCACTCACTATACATTTGTCACACATGACCATATCCTCAAAAGAGTCCGGTctcttgcacatgcagtatattgtAATGGCAATGGTTTGTGGTGTTGGTCTTTTGGGCATCGCTTTCTTTGTGCAAGGGAACCGTGAGTTTGCCCTTCTCAAAGCACTTAATGAGATGTGCTCTCATTTTGGCCTCATCAAACACTAGAGAATCCACATTATCGTTCATAGCAGCGTGATATGCAGCAGCAATGCTAAATAGTCCGCAGTTGATAGCACCATCTTGCTGCTGGAGAGCCACCACAGAAATCAACAGCCCATTGCATTGAATTAATGGGCCTTGTGCTATCTGGAGCTCAGTACTTGGGGAAAGCGTTCCATTGAAGCAGCTGTCGTACAAATACAGTTCACCCTTAAACAGAGAAGTGGCAATCCATGCAGTGCTGTCGTTCTTCAACAAAGAAGATTTTcacagctgcatgtacaagtaAAATTATCCTAATTACATAAACGTTGTCTTACCTGGGCCTTGATTATTGGAAACTGGTGGAAATGCCTTTAATTGGGCCAAGAGAGTATTATAGCAGCCTTCAAACTTAAGGAATTGCATCGATAATAACTGGTGGGCTGCACGCATATGCTTGTCGGAGAGCATACCACctattgcactcaacacttgTTTGTCAAAGAGGTTTAGATCTAGGGTCTTCAGCCACATCGTTCCTATAATCATATACACAGAAGTCTAAGAATTGTACAAGATATATACACAGCTTATACAGAACATTCTACCAAGAAAATAGACATGTtatgatataatattattacctGACTCTTTTGTTTCTTCCTATAGGAGGTGACTTGCAAGGATCTTTTGTGTCAAGAGGGCGCTTATCACGCTTATCttgcttttgagagggtaggtcaggcttttgagagggtatatgttaggcttttgagagggtacatcaggcttttgagagggtaggtcaggattttgagagggtacatcaggcttttgagagggtaggtcaggattttgagagggtaggtcaggattTTGAGAGGGTACGTCAGGCATTCGTTTATTCTTATAGGAGGTGATTTGACTGGAGAAGAGTGGTTGTCTTCAGAGCCAGGAAGAGTGTTTTCTTCATCGTTGGTTTCTGTAAAATgttttaagcataattatatagcaaggAACACGACAGAAGGAGGTTATTGCTAGCCACACTTTACCTGGAGAGTAGTATTCCTTTAGCAGTACCCATTGTAACACTTTTTCAATACTTTGCCGCTCCCAGACTGCAACTCGTATCTACCCTTGTCAAGGATCTTATGGACAATATATGGACCTTTCCAGGTGCAGTCCATTTTCCCTCCCATTCGATGAGAATTGGCCATATTCTTTAGCATGACACTGCTGCCAACTGGATAACTCTACGACAAAAATGGCAAAAATTAAGCTAAagtttgctatataaaataatacctTCAAAGAGTTATGCTTGTTGTCATACTGCTGCttctgtttttgctgtgcagcAGCAATGTTCTCCTTGGCATTGAGGTGACAGCGGTCACGAATTTCCATCAACCTTCGGAGAATTCCATCCATGTCTTCTCCGTCTTCTTCATTTTCAGTCTCCTCTCCACTCAATTGGTCAGCATCTCCTCTATCTTCTATAGCGTCGGCACCATCTCGTTGATCCATATCAAAAGTAACAGCTTTCCGCGGGTGGCGATTGAACATTAGGGAAAAGGGTGTGTACTTTGATGATGCctacaataaaaaaaataatatatgcatgcatttaaaATTTTACCTGTTTTGATATTGTAACAAAGCCGAGCGGTATGCCTTGTATTCGGAACATAATCACAATAGAATGACCTTCAACATTTAATTGCAACACACTGTATAACAAAACACACCTGCTTATATACCAATCTAAGTATCTAGAATGATCTAGAACAAATAAAAGAACAGGAAACAACTAGAAAATCCCTGAGTCTATTGAGAACAATCTAGAATAAATAAGAACAGTCTGGAACCAATGATCCAAAGGGTTGTCCAATTATGACACCAATAGTCCATAGTACAGAGTACATCACAGATATGCGATAGGCATAAAGAGCAGCAGAGAGATGCTGATCCCAGTCATCAGTACTAGAATCGATTACCTTCTTGAGAGTGTTCACTAGAGTCTGGTTGAAGCGTTCATCAAGGCCATTtgtttgtgggtggtaagcacttgattagcctcgatcccaggccgagttttcgcttttataacggttaggcgaacaactgggcctggtactagttgtctgcgcatgcgtcaaattttcattgtatatttgtggtcggcaaaaatatttaataaatcaataatagaaatttgtacacagaaaatgcacagagtgagtacacaaaagatgcacatagggagctgcttcacaaaggcctggggagttgccagttgtgctgcagcacaattacagtgacccagggc
The Halichondria panicea chromosome 11, odHalPani1.1, whole genome shotgun sequence DNA segment above includes these coding regions:
- the LOC135344419 gene encoding protein mesh-like; the protein is MSIFATFWVILLSIATSVVAIPQSDFYSFGTTAGDSSVPRGDDNSSPIVSLTIIAFPYYGQFHNQLYVNTNGHITFFSPSGAFIPAPFPLADNLQLITPYWVDLDTRNPLSGLVWYRIATDSTTLRRAATDIQRAFPNQRPFTPAWLLVATWDHVGRYNYEVDVRSTFQCVLATDGQSTFVIFLYADGGIEWDFPGQVGLNAGDGIRFFSHPDSFSSRLTNIHTTSNVGIPGVWIFKVDGEEVVPAGCLNENNIPITLTPRYGHLFGGTPVIVTGPCFSVNDSIRCMFGSTEQSAIKFISEESVLCVSPLLTKIGSTRFTLIIKQKDKDDEIIFESTFLAVSPDRAHVVNVTTPSLMVKANIDAKIQWTPEDIIPTYIPESFSRSVDVNVLMFYQNYKQDKDSNWQVDWTPVEEGLEKIPLSSGETIFKFPKVTSDCILPLHDRASFVTSSICPIIIKVSVSESSRNSELLLPSNIGVWSGVYYLNNENRHLSVECSDWDTKEMKSLVSGPNLLNMVAACPPTELLARNDRDYQIEEMTSLFRKTNFNQTFMEFFHSGIECCYRQSTATPEGFGQQCCYKSDGNLITGESAGGSVDIMSPNVDYNRHISDDVVPYVTCCQAVNARCNKYYQWRPSGNETQYALPVPACIYGDPHIVTLDGLKYTFNGKGEFTLIETLDDSFTLQGRMDTILDPDNNPTPGTVFTALVARQHQTSTTVQFDLRPTGIRVQLNGNTLNFEDLPQIATDYVTIADNGNSSVSAFFSEGVKMELKTENGIISVMLITLPNSLNGMTRGLMGNFNGDKSDDLIPKSETESISTNLSIENIHQLFGVTWILRSQNESYFTYMPGQSFSAFSDPSFVPMFQPSFDNIELEEQARNVCGDDEFCLFDIAATKNVDIGMATMQGGEQFNEILEMATPIVCDPSCVSGACVQNNTCSCSEGYEGDICDTAVVLGCDVNVCENNGTCTRHVRTFTCNCSDGFIGAFCQEREPEFGISLVNSSPRVTDGAVTIDFTTNRPISFAQCFLTGQTRRNCGTSGRVEYKNLLPGSYVFRISARSLSGERAVLRRTVHIGESGDTDFCAVHLINEGIVVDKTSVSLFFQSTSAVDYNRCRLKGNNTDTELSRCRSPVRYHNLALGNYRFQVIPVGCSKEKRLSVRLEII